In Methylotenera sp. L2L1, the following proteins share a genomic window:
- the lptC gene encoding LPS export ABC transporter periplasmic protein LptC gives MQLGTKSAIVFPLALLLLLALLTFWIDKSVQPQMPKLDGSSRHDPDYVMSNFETTQTDVNGALRYKLAANEMKHFPDVDTTDLIKPRFTQFAKDKPYTKLEGDTGNVSSDGEQIEVFGKVLVMREAFGDKGELTVETDYLKILPNEEYATTDRPVVIKQAPGTVIYATGLIYEKKQQTVTLLHKVRAHYERPAAKAKKSMTSSHKTSNQKNNQQVKAAKPTADAQRDKPDNNARIRRRYE, from the coding sequence ATGCAACTCGGCACAAAATCCGCGATTGTTTTTCCTTTAGCTTTATTGCTATTGTTGGCTTTACTTACATTTTGGATTGATAAGTCGGTTCAGCCTCAGATGCCTAAATTGGATGGCAGTAGCCGTCATGATCCAGACTATGTCATGAGTAACTTTGAGACGACACAAACCGATGTGAATGGTGCGCTGCGTTACAAATTGGCGGCAAATGAGATGAAGCATTTTCCTGATGTAGATACCACGGATTTGATTAAGCCACGTTTTACACAGTTTGCAAAGGATAAGCCTTATACTAAGCTGGAAGGTGATACGGGTAATGTTTCCAGCGATGGTGAGCAAATTGAGGTGTTTGGTAAGGTGCTGGTGATGCGAGAAGCTTTCGGTGATAAGGGTGAACTGACGGTAGAGACGGATTACCTTAAAATTTTACCTAATGAAGAATATGCGACGACAGATCGCCCTGTGGTGATTAAACAGGCGCCAGGTACGGTCATTTACGCAACGGGGCTGATTTATGAGAAAAAGCAGCAAACAGTGACGTTGTTGCATAAAGTGCGTGCACATTATGAGCGTCCTGCCGCAAAAGCAAAAAAATCCATGACATCAAGTCACAAGACATCAAATCAAAAGAACAATCAGCAAGTAAAGGCAGCTAAGCCAACTGCCGATGCTCAACGAGATAAACCAGATAACAATGCGCGCATTCGGAGACGCTATGAATAG
- a CDS encoding KdsC family phosphatase yields MSVSQNNIALTERLKNIRLLVLDVDGVMTDGGLTIGDDGQEYKTFHAHDGLGMKLLKATGVNLAIITGRTSEVVKKRAESTGVAHFYQGAEDKLAALQDLIKLSGLEAAQCAFMGDDVVDLPPMLNCGLAIAVPDSPDLLLKHAHYVTQKKGGRGAVREVCELIMQAQGTFDGQMARFLTQASISN; encoded by the coding sequence GTGAGTGTGTCACAAAATAATATAGCCCTAACTGAGCGATTGAAGAATATTCGATTGTTGGTATTGGATGTGGATGGCGTAATGACTGATGGTGGCCTGACGATTGGGGATGATGGTCAAGAATATAAGACGTTTCATGCACATGATGGTTTGGGGATGAAGCTGTTGAAAGCAACCGGCGTTAATTTGGCAATTATTACCGGACGCACTTCAGAAGTCGTTAAGAAGCGCGCTGAAAGCACAGGCGTTGCCCATTTTTACCAAGGCGCAGAAGATAAACTGGCGGCGTTGCAGGACTTAATTAAGCTGAGCGGGCTGGAAGCTGCACAATGTGCCTTTATGGGGGATGATGTTGTAGACCTGCCGCCTATGTTGAATTGTGGCCTAGCGATTGCGGTGCCAGATTCGCCAGATTTATTACTGAAGCACGCGCATTATGTGACGCAAAAAAAAGGCGGCAGAGGCGCTGTGCGTGAAGTGTGCGAGTTGATTATGCAGGCGCAAGGTACATTTGACGGGCAAATGGCACGATTTTTAACGCAAGCTAGTATTTCCAACTAG
- a CDS encoding KpsF/GutQ family sugar-phosphate isomerase → MVQTSQIKASHVSRGPQSVDQTQTLALAKEILQLESSEIDALAQRLDHRFSEAVSLILQCKGRVVVSGMGKSGHIGGKIASTLASTGTPAFFMHPAEASHGDLGMITAGDVVIALSNSGESDEILAILPPLKRLGASIIAITGNDASSLAAAADIHLSAHVSKEACPLGLAPTSSTTVALALGDALALCVLDLRDFTAEDFARSHPGGSLGRRLLVRVSDLMRTGDDVPHVSEQASLAEALLEMSRKGLGLTAVIDAERKPIGIFTDGDLRRAFEQNINVMTSKILDVMHSNPSTIHQDQLAIAGVEVMEQRKINGLLVVDDGGYLVGALNMHDLLLAKVV, encoded by the coding sequence ATGGTGCAGACATCACAGATTAAAGCGTCACATGTGTCGCGTGGACCGCAATCGGTAGATCAAACACAAACGCTCGCACTGGCAAAAGAGATTCTGCAGCTGGAATCAAGCGAAATAGATGCGTTAGCACAGCGTTTGGACCATCGCTTTAGTGAAGCGGTGTCCTTGATTTTGCAGTGCAAAGGGCGTGTGGTCGTGAGCGGAATGGGTAAGTCTGGTCATATCGGCGGTAAAATTGCCTCTACACTGGCCAGCACTGGAACGCCTGCTTTCTTTATGCATCCAGCGGAAGCGAGCCATGGTGATTTGGGTATGATTACCGCAGGGGATGTCGTGATTGCGCTTTCTAACTCAGGTGAGAGCGATGAGATTCTAGCTATTCTTCCCCCGCTAAAGCGATTGGGTGCGAGCATTATTGCTATTACTGGAAATGATGCATCAAGCTTGGCCGCAGCCGCGGATATCCATTTAAGTGCGCATGTGAGTAAAGAGGCTTGCCCTCTAGGCTTGGCGCCAACTTCAAGTACTACCGTTGCGTTAGCGCTAGGCGATGCCTTGGCGCTTTGCGTGCTGGATTTACGTGACTTCACCGCTGAAGATTTTGCGCGGTCGCATCCTGGAGGTAGTTTAGGGCGTCGTCTATTGGTGAGAGTGAGTGACTTGATGCGCACGGGTGATGATGTGCCTCATGTGTCTGAGCAGGCTAGTTTAGCTGAGGCTTTGCTTGAGATGTCACGCAAAGGCTTAGGGCTAACAGCAGTTATCGATGCGGAACGGAAACCGATTGGTATCTTTACGGATGGGGATTTAAGGCGTGCTTTTGAGCAAAATATCAATGTGATGACCTCCAAGATTCTCGATGTGATGCATTCAAATCCAAGCACGATTCATCAGGATCAGCTTGCTATTGCTGGGGTTGAGGTGATGGAGCAGCGCAAAATCAATGGATTGTTAGTTGTGGATGATGGCGGTTATTTGGTCGGTGCATTGAATATGCATGATTTGTTATTGGCAAAGGTGGTTTAG
- a CDS encoding cation:proton antiporter — protein sequence MSGTLPLILMLLISSVLAVALFRKLQLPAMLAYFLVGLALGPHTFGVLPDDEASREFAEFGIVFLMFSIGLEFSLPQLYAMRTKVLGLGGAQVFITLALTMCIAKLVGVSWPAAFVIGAALTMSSTAIVSKILAERIDLNSRHGRLSIGVLLFQDIIVVPVLVLIPALGAANANLFDVLGLATLKAIGMLLFLFTVGKWLINPLFNLVASQRSRELFVMNVLMVTLLVAFATKTAGLSYALGAFVAGMLISETKYRYQVESDIGPFRDILLGLFFISVGMLLNLTEIINHIGVILLTLFGFILFKAVIVTAVVRFVKYEIGVAIRTGIILAQAGEFGFVILALGAEQKLIEGPALQITLAAALLSMVIAPFLIQYNGRIARRLARSYTRNSGQIIEEIGEGSKHLHNHVVICGYGRSGQYLGRFLKEENIPYVALDIDPSRVLDAAAAGENVMFGDAARRVVLEAAGAARAKALIISYADNRAAMKILHIAQENYPQLPVIVRTVDDSNMEILREAGATEVVPEILEGSLMLASHALMLLGVPLNRVVKRIRMFREERYSMFKGYFHGISDTENEGIANQEARLHSVIITAGAYAIGRRLDDMQLDSFDVSIKNIRRPNAKGAPMSNESSLAEGDVVVLLGQPTGLTNAENALLMGRVANK from the coding sequence ATGTCAGGCACACTTCCTTTAATTCTAATGCTGCTCATCAGCTCAGTGCTTGCTGTTGCGCTTTTCCGCAAGCTACAGCTGCCCGCCATGCTGGCTTATTTCTTAGTAGGCCTAGCACTAGGGCCACACACCTTTGGCGTGCTGCCGGATGACGAAGCGAGCCGTGAGTTTGCCGAATTCGGCATTGTATTTCTCATGTTTAGTATCGGCTTAGAATTCAGCCTACCTCAGCTATACGCAATGCGTACAAAAGTACTAGGCCTAGGCGGTGCGCAGGTATTTATTACCCTAGCACTCACCATGTGCATCGCCAAATTAGTCGGGGTCAGCTGGCCAGCAGCTTTTGTGATAGGTGCTGCACTCACCATGTCATCCACTGCGATTGTTTCAAAAATTCTAGCTGAGCGTATTGACCTAAATTCAAGACACGGTCGCTTAAGTATCGGTGTATTACTGTTTCAGGACATTATCGTTGTACCGGTTTTAGTGTTAATCCCTGCACTTGGTGCGGCAAATGCCAATCTATTTGATGTACTTGGGCTAGCCACGCTTAAAGCGATTGGCATGCTGCTATTCCTATTCACCGTAGGTAAATGGCTGATCAACCCCTTGTTTAATCTGGTTGCCAGCCAGCGTTCTCGCGAACTATTTGTGATGAACGTGCTAATGGTCACTTTATTGGTAGCATTCGCCACCAAAACAGCCGGCTTATCTTACGCATTAGGTGCGTTTGTCGCGGGCATGCTGATTTCCGAAACCAAATATCGCTACCAAGTGGAATCTGATATCGGACCATTCCGCGACATATTGTTAGGACTATTTTTCATTAGCGTAGGGATGCTGCTCAATCTTACGGAAATTATTAACCATATCGGCGTAATACTACTCACTCTGTTTGGATTCATTTTATTCAAAGCTGTGATTGTGACCGCAGTGGTTCGATTCGTTAAATACGAAATCGGCGTAGCAATACGTACCGGCATCATTCTGGCGCAGGCGGGGGAGTTCGGCTTTGTGATTCTGGCTTTAGGCGCAGAACAAAAACTGATTGAAGGCCCTGCACTGCAAATAACTTTAGCCGCGGCTCTGCTTTCAATGGTAATTGCCCCATTTCTTATTCAATATAATGGCCGCATTGCCCGCCGCCTAGCTCGCAGCTACACCCGCAACAGCGGCCAAATCATAGAAGAGATTGGTGAGGGCAGCAAACACCTACATAACCATGTAGTGATTTGCGGATACGGACGTAGCGGCCAATACCTCGGACGCTTTCTAAAAGAGGAAAACATCCCTTATGTGGCATTGGATATTGACCCATCCAGGGTTTTAGACGCCGCTGCTGCTGGTGAAAACGTGATGTTTGGCGACGCTGCCAGACGTGTCGTGCTAGAAGCTGCCGGTGCAGCTAGAGCCAAAGCCCTCATCATCAGCTACGCCGACAACCGCGCTGCGATGAAGATTTTGCATATTGCACAAGAAAACTACCCACAGCTACCGGTCATCGTCCGCACTGTAGATGACTCCAATATGGAAATTCTGCGTGAGGCTGGTGCAACAGAGGTCGTGCCAGAGATTTTAGAGGGCAGCTTAATGCTAGCTTCTCATGCATTGATGCTGCTTGGGGTACCGCTAAACCGCGTCGTTAAGCGCATTAGAATGTTTCGTGAAGAGCGCTACAGCATGTTTAAAGGCTACTTTCACGGTATTTCAGATACTGAAAACGAAGGTATTGCTAACCAAGAAGCCAGGCTTCACTCCGTCATTATCACCGCAGGGGCTTATGCTATCGGCAGGCGCCTTGACGATATGCAACTGGATAGCTTTGATGTCAGCATTAAAAACATTCGCCGCCCCAACGCGAAAGGTGCTCCCATGTCTAACGAAAGCTCGCTCGCTGAAGGCGACGTGGTCGTGCTACTAGGCCAGCCGACTGGCTTAACCAACGCCGAAAATGCATTATTAATGGGCCGTGTCGCGAATAAATAA
- a CDS encoding NAD(P)/FAD-dependent oxidoreductase — protein sequence MEDLMSKQHTMIIGGGIVGCMTAMELIKRGHRVTIVERNQIASQTSGESSWAGGGIIFPLLPWLYSEAVNTLTHNSANFYRSLSQQLERETGFPSDFAQTGFLLLPKFDLNAAETWCAQNQLSFQPVKAAAFGVQSPSGEDALWLPTVCQIRPPYLMQGLRKWLDQHNVTMLEHTQLVPLEETQELNEWQTTNGEKLSADQFVVTSGAWSFDLLKQTSAKLNIKPMRGQILLYKPTNNLEQMVYREGFYMIPRLDGHLLAGSTLEDVGFDSGVTEDVREELRMKAETIMPELKGQPIIKHWSGLRPGTPENLPTIGAHPTIKNLFLNTGHFRYGLTMAPASAKLIAAIMSEEKPSIDATPYACAH from the coding sequence ATAGAGGATTTAATGTCTAAACAACATACCATGATTATCGGCGGCGGCATTGTAGGCTGCATGACCGCAATGGAGCTGATTAAGCGCGGTCACCGCGTCACTATTGTTGAGCGCAACCAAATCGCCAGCCAAACTTCGGGCGAATCATCATGGGCAGGCGGCGGCATTATTTTTCCACTATTACCATGGCTATATTCTGAAGCGGTCAACACCTTAACGCATAACAGCGCTAATTTTTACCGCTCGTTATCTCAACAACTAGAGCGTGAAACAGGCTTTCCATCGGACTTTGCACAGACTGGCTTTTTACTGCTACCGAAATTTGACCTGAACGCGGCAGAAACATGGTGCGCGCAGAATCAACTCAGCTTTCAACCTGTGAAGGCGGCAGCTTTTGGCGTGCAATCGCCAAGCGGTGAAGATGCGCTATGGCTGCCTACCGTATGCCAAATACGCCCACCCTACTTAATGCAAGGTTTGCGTAAATGGCTAGATCAACACAACGTGACTATGCTCGAGCATACACAGCTTGTGCCGCTAGAAGAAACACAAGAACTAAACGAGTGGCAAACCACAAACGGCGAAAAACTCAGCGCCGATCAATTTGTGGTCACCTCTGGTGCATGGAGTTTTGATTTGCTGAAACAGACCAGTGCAAAACTCAACATCAAGCCAATGCGCGGGCAAATCCTGCTTTACAAACCGACTAACAATCTAGAGCAAATGGTATATAGAGAAGGCTTCTATATGATTCCCCGCTTAGATGGCCACCTATTAGCCGGCAGCACACTGGAAGATGTTGGCTTTGATAGCGGGGTAACAGAAGACGTACGCGAAGAGCTGCGAATGAAGGCCGAAACCATTATGCCCGAACTAAAAGGTCAGCCCATTATTAAGCACTGGAGCGGCTTACGCCCAGGCACCCCTGAGAACCTTCCCACCATAGGCGCTCATCCAACTATCAAAAATCTGTTTTTAAACACTGGCCATTTTAGATACGGACTTACCATGGCGCCAGCTAGTGCGAAGTTAATCGCGGCAATTATGTCAGAAGAAAAGCCAAGCATAGACGCAACACCTTATGCATGTGCCCACTAG
- a CDS encoding anthranilate synthase component II, whose product MLLMIDNYDSFTYNLVQYLGELGQEVLVYRNDEIDLAKVRELKPDHIVISPGPCTPNEAGISVPLIKEFAGKIPLLGVCLGHQSIGQAFGGNIIHAKQLMHGKTSLINHHDIGVFKGLPNPYTATRYHSLVIEKETLPDCLEITAWTDDGEIMGVRHKTLAVEGVQFHPESILTEHGHALLNNFLKA is encoded by the coding sequence ATGCTGCTAATGATCGACAACTATGACTCATTCACCTACAACCTGGTGCAATACTTAGGTGAGCTTGGCCAAGAGGTATTGGTCTACCGTAATGATGAAATTGATTTAGCTAAAGTGAGAGAGCTGAAGCCTGACCATATTGTGATTTCACCAGGCCCATGTACACCCAACGAGGCTGGCATTAGCGTACCGTTAATCAAGGAATTTGCTGGCAAAATACCTTTACTAGGTGTTTGCTTAGGTCATCAAAGTATTGGTCAGGCGTTCGGTGGCAATATCATCCATGCCAAACAATTAATGCATGGCAAAACCTCGCTCATCAATCATCATGATATTGGTGTATTTAAAGGGCTCCCTAACCCATACACTGCGACCCGCTATCACTCCTTAGTCATTGAAAAAGAAACATTGCCTGATTGCTTGGAAATCACAGCATGGACAGATGATGGCGAGATCATGGGTGTACGTCATAAAACACTTGCGGTTGAAGGTGTACAGTTCCATCCTGAGTCTATCCTTACCGAACATGGGCACGCGCTTTTAAATAACTTCTTGAAAGCTTAA
- the trpD gene encoding anthranilate phosphoribosyltransferase translates to MSYAQTLNLLIKGEHLSFEAMQSLMHQVMAGELTPAQIAGILVALRIKGETVDEIAAAASVMRALSTKVNIQDANHLVDTCGTGGDGIQTFNISTVSAFVAAAAGAKVAKHGGRSVSSTCGSADVLEALGVNVNLSPEQVASSVNQVGLGFMFAPNHHSAMKHAAPVRRELGIRTLFNLLGPLTNPASAKRQVMGVFSADLTAKLAHVLKQLGSEHVMVVCGADGMDEISFTGDSHVAELKNGEVREYTVNPTQFGLDLHDLSSIKVNDAQESKDMILNLLAGKTGPARDIVLLNAGAAIYVSGIASTLADGIKAAASMLDSGKAMQKLQALISTTNT, encoded by the coding sequence ATGAGTTATGCGCAAACGCTGAACCTGTTAATCAAGGGCGAACACTTAAGCTTTGAGGCGATGCAAAGCTTAATGCATCAAGTCATGGCTGGCGAACTAACCCCCGCACAGATTGCTGGTATATTAGTCGCGTTACGCATTAAAGGCGAAACGGTAGATGAGATTGCCGCCGCTGCCAGCGTGATGCGTGCGCTTTCAACCAAAGTGAATATTCAAGATGCCAATCATCTAGTGGACACCTGTGGTACAGGTGGTGATGGCATACAAACCTTTAACATTTCGACCGTCAGTGCGTTCGTTGCGGCAGCAGCTGGGGCAAAAGTCGCTAAACATGGTGGCCGCTCAGTGTCTTCCACTTGCGGCAGCGCAGATGTATTAGAGGCACTAGGCGTGAACGTCAACCTAAGCCCCGAGCAAGTGGCTAGTTCAGTTAATCAAGTGGGTCTAGGATTTATGTTCGCGCCGAATCACCATAGCGCAATGAAACATGCGGCACCAGTGCGTCGCGAGCTTGGTATTCGCACCCTGTTCAATTTACTCGGCCCTTTAACCAACCCGGCCAGCGCTAAGCGTCAGGTCATGGGGGTGTTCTCAGCAGACCTAACAGCTAAATTAGCACATGTGCTCAAACAACTAGGTAGCGAGCATGTCATGGTGGTGTGCGGCGCGGACGGCATGGATGAGATCTCGTTTACAGGTGACAGCCATGTGGCTGAACTTAAAAATGGCGAGGTACGTGAATACACGGTTAATCCAACCCAATTTGGTTTAGATTTACACGACCTAAGTAGCATCAAAGTAAATGACGCACAAGAATCTAAGGACATGATTCTGAACTTACTTGCGGGTAAAACTGGCCCAGCCAGAGATATTGTTTTACTGAATGCAGGAGCTGCTATTTATGTTTCAGGCATCGCATCTACGCTAGCAGATGGCATTAAAGCTGCAGCAAGCATGCTAGATAGCGGAAAAGCAATGCAAAAACTACAGGCTCTCATCAGCACGACAAACACATGA
- a CDS encoding DUF3465 domain-containing protein yields the protein MRVDATHWLVALGLAFTLCACNQPNASSTQQLQVTEHTDPTAASNASIEQAFAAKLSDVQVTGTGVIVKLLPDDNKDAKHQKFLVKINAKQTLLFAHNIDIAPRVPVQVGDTISFNGEYVYNPKGGVIHWTHHAPRADHEAGWVMHNNQKYQ from the coding sequence ATGAGAGTTGATGCTACACACTGGCTCGTCGCACTTGGTCTAGCATTTACTTTATGTGCCTGTAATCAGCCCAATGCCAGCAGTACCCAGCAGCTTCAGGTTACCGAACATACAGACCCAACTGCGGCCAGCAATGCCAGCATTGAACAAGCGTTTGCTGCAAAATTAAGCGATGTACAAGTCACTGGTACTGGCGTGATTGTAAAACTGTTGCCCGATGATAACAAAGACGCCAAACACCAAAAGTTTCTGGTTAAAATCAACGCCAAACAAACTTTGCTATTTGCGCACAATATAGACATTGCACCTAGAGTACCTGTACAAGTGGGCGATACAATTTCGTTTAATGGTGAGTATGTATATAATCCAAAGGGCGGGGTGATACACTGGACCCATCACGCGCCACGCGCTGACCATGAAGCCGGATGGGTGATGCACAACAACCAGAAATACCAATAA
- the trpC gene encoding indole-3-glycerol phosphate synthase TrpC, with the protein MSDILNKIIATKTLEVAAAKIKKPLDVLQTEAAAAITVRDFVGSIRTKIANRQAAVIAEIKKASPSKGVIRADFKPAEIATSYEQGGAACLSVLTDVEYFQGSPDYLIQARAACQLPVLRKDFMIDPYQVYEARAMGADCILLIAAAIDLAKMRELESIAHSLGMAVLVEVHNGEELDLALQLDTPLLGINNRNLRTFDVTLDTTLGLLARIPEGKIVVTESGIFTQEDVALMRNNHVHTFLVGEAFMRQPEPGVELAKVFA; encoded by the coding sequence ATGTCAGACATTCTAAATAAAATCATTGCAACGAAAACGCTAGAGGTTGCCGCCGCAAAAATCAAAAAACCATTAGATGTCCTACAGACAGAAGCCGCAGCTGCAATTACAGTAAGGGACTTTGTCGGTAGCATACGGACAAAAATTGCCAATCGCCAAGCTGCGGTGATTGCTGAGATCAAAAAAGCTAGCCCATCTAAAGGCGTGATACGTGCAGATTTTAAACCAGCCGAGATTGCAACAAGCTATGAACAAGGCGGCGCGGCATGTTTGTCAGTACTTACTGACGTAGAGTATTTTCAAGGCTCACCAGATTATTTAATACAGGCACGTGCCGCGTGTCAGTTACCCGTACTACGCAAAGACTTTATGATAGACCCATACCAAGTTTACGAAGCGCGTGCGATGGGAGCTGACTGCATTCTGCTGATTGCTGCCGCAATCGACTTAGCCAAAATGCGTGAACTAGAATCAATTGCTCACAGCCTAGGCATGGCAGTTTTAGTAGAGGTCCACAACGGTGAGGAATTAGACCTTGCGCTGCAACTCGACACCCCACTACTTGGCATTAATAACCGCAATCTGCGTACATTTGATGTCACGTTAGATACGACTCTAGGCCTACTAGCGCGAATCCCAGAAGGCAAAATCGTCGTCACTGAGTCTGGCATTTTCACCCAGGAAGACGTTGCACTGATGCGTAACAATCATGTACACACGTTCTTGGTTGGGGAAGCATTTATGCGCCAGCCAGAACCTGGTGTTGAGCTTGCAAAAGTGTTTGCTTAA
- the hemB gene encoding porphobilinogen synthase has product MSYPYSRPRRMRKDAFSRRLMRENILTSNDLIYPVFVLDGENRIEEVTSMPGVKRQSIDVLLKTAGECVALGIPAIALFPVVDAQFKSLDAEEAYNPEGLVQRTVIALKAAYPELGVITDVALDPYTTHGQDGLIDDSGYVLNDETIDVLVKQAISHANAGADVVAPSDMMDGRIGQIREALESTRNIHTKILAYSAKYASAFYGPFRDAVGSAANLGKSNKYTYQMDPANSDEAMQEVALDISEGADMVMVKPGMPYLDIVRRVKDEFGVPTFAYQVSGEYAMLKAAAQNGWLDEKACVLESLLAFKRAGADGILTYFAMDVARWLKD; this is encoded by the coding sequence ATGAGCTACCCTTATTCTCGTCCACGTCGCATGCGTAAAGATGCATTTTCACGCCGCTTGATGCGTGAAAATATACTGACAAGCAACGACTTAATTTATCCAGTGTTTGTGTTAGATGGTGAAAACCGCATTGAAGAAGTAACCTCCATGCCAGGCGTAAAGCGCCAAAGTATTGATGTATTGCTTAAGACCGCTGGCGAGTGTGTGGCATTGGGGATTCCCGCCATCGCCTTGTTTCCGGTGGTTGATGCACAATTTAAAAGTCTGGATGCAGAAGAGGCCTATAACCCAGAGGGTTTGGTACAACGTACCGTGATTGCGCTGAAGGCAGCCTACCCTGAACTGGGGGTGATTACAGATGTTGCTTTAGATCCATACACGACGCATGGGCAAGATGGTCTGATTGATGACTCAGGCTATGTGCTTAATGACGAGACGATTGACGTCTTAGTCAAACAAGCCATCTCACATGCTAATGCAGGTGCGGATGTTGTAGCCCCTAGTGACATGATGGATGGTCGCATTGGCCAGATTCGCGAAGCATTAGAAAGCACGCGAAACATCCATACAAAAATTTTAGCCTATTCTGCTAAATACGCCTCTGCATTTTATGGGCCGTTTCGTGATGCAGTTGGCTCTGCTGCCAACTTAGGCAAAAGCAATAAATACACTTACCAAATGGATCCTGCCAATAGCGATGAAGCGATGCAAGAAGTTGCGTTGGATATTTCAGAAGGTGCAGACATGGTGATGGTTAAGCCAGGTATGCCGTATTTAGACATTGTACGCCGGGTTAAAGATGAGTTTGGCGTACCTACATTTGCATACCAAGTTAGCGGTGAGTATGCAATGCTAAAAGCAGCAGCCCAGAATGGCTGGCTGGATGAGAAAGCATGCGTGCTGGAAAGTTTGCTCGCATTCAAACGTGCGGGCGCTGATGGCATTTTGACTTACTTTGCCATGGATGTTGCTCGCTGGCTCAAGGACTAG